Part of the Cereibacter sphaeroides 2.4.1 genome, TTCCGGACATCGCGCGCACCGTGCGGAAGCCGATGCTCGAGGTCTATCCGCAGCTCCGGGATGTGGCGATCACCCATGCCTGGGGCGGCACGCTCGCCATCACCATGAACCGGATGCCCTGCTTCGCCCGGGTGGCGCCCAATGTGCTTTCGGCCTCGGGCTATTCGGGGCACGGCGTGGCGATGGCGACGCTTGCGGGGCGGTTGATGGCCGAGGCGGTGGCGGGTCAGGCCGAACGGTTCGACCTGATGGCCGCGCTGCCCCAGCCGCGCTTCCCCGGCGGGGCGGCCCTGCGCTGGCCGGTGCTGGTGCTGGCGATGAGCTGGTATGCGATGCGGGACCGGCTCGGGATCTGAGAGCGCGCGCGGGTGGAACGGCCGGGGGGCTGTCTGCCCCCCGGACCCCCCGAGGATGTTTTTCCAGAGTGAGTGGAGCTGAGGCCTGCATGAGCGCCGGGCTTTCGAGGCTTGGGGCTTGGGGCTTGGGGCTTGGGGCTTGGGGCTTGGGGCTTGGGGCTTGGGAGAAGCTGTCTCGCTGGCGCCTCGCACCGAAAGGATCTTCGAGGCAGGACAGTCTCTTTCGAAGGATCGGCCTCGGGTGTTGAACCCGCCCGGAGCGGCCGTTAGCCTTCTCCGATCATCCTTCAGGGAGTGTTTGACATGCGTGACGATGCACCGAATTCCTGGGAGTCGCGGGCCGACGCCTCTTCCTTCTACGGCTTCACCGATCTGCCCTCGGTGCACCAGCGCGGGACGGTCGTGCTGACCCACGGCAAGGGGCCCTACATCTACGACGTGCACGGGCGCGCCTATCTCGACGCGAACTCGGGCCTCTGGAACATGGTCGCGGGCTTCGATCATCCGGGGCTGATCGAGGCTGCCAAGGCGCAGTACGAGCGCTTCCCCGGCTATCATGCCTTTTTCGGGCGGATGTCGGACCAGACGGTCATGCTGAGCGAGAAGCTGGTCGAGGTCTCGCCCTTCGCGCGGGGCCGGGTCTTCTACACCAACTCCGGCTCCGAGGCGAACGACACGATGGTCAAGATGCTCTGGTTCCTCGGCGCGGCCGAGGGCCACCCGGAGCGGCGCAAGATCATCACCCGCGTGAACAGCTATCACGGCGTGACCGCCGTCTCGGCCTCGATGACCGGCAAGCCCTACAACAGTCTCTTCGGGCTGCCGCTGCCGGGCTTCATCCATGTGGGCTGCCCGCATTACTGGCGCTTCGGGCAGGCGGGCGAGACCGAGGCCGAGTTCACCCAGCGGCTTGCGCGCGAGCTCGAGGCCACCATCATCAAGGAAGGCCCGGACACGATCGCGGGCTTCTTCGCCGAGCCGGTGATGGGTGCCGGTGGGGTGATCCCGCCCTCCGAGGGCTATTTCCAGGCGGTCCAGCCGGTGCTGAAGCGCTACGGCATCCCGCTCATCGCCGACGAGGTGATCTGCGGCTTCGGGCGCACGGGCAACACCTGGGGCTGCCAGACCTACGATTTCATGCCCGACGGGATCATCAGCTCGAAGAACATCACCGCGGGCTTCTTCCCGATGGGCGCGGTGATCCTCGGGCCGGAGCTGGCCGACCGGCTGCAGGCCGCTTCGGAAGCGGTCGAGGAATTCCCGCATGGGTTCACCGCGAGCGGCCATCCGGTCGGCTGCGCCATCGCGCTGAAGGCCATCGATGTGGTGATGAACGAGGGGCTGGCCGAGAATGTCCGCGCCCTCACGCCGAAATTCGAGGCGGGGCTCGCCTATCTGGCCGAGAACCCGAACATCGGCGAATGGCGCGGCAAGGGGCTGATGGGGGCGCTGGAAGCGGTGAAGGACAAGGCCACCAAGACCCCCTTCCCGGGCGACCTCTCGGTGTCGGAGCGGATTGCCAACAGCTGCACCGACCATGGGCTGATCTGCCGGCCGCTCGGCCAGTCGATCGTGCTCTGCCCGCCCTTCATCATGACGGAGGCGCAGATGGACGAGATGTTCGAGAAGCTGGGCGCCGCGCTGAAGAAGGTCTTCGCCGAAGTCGCCTGACCTCCCGC contains:
- a CDS encoding aminotransferase translates to MRDDAPNSWESRADASSFYGFTDLPSVHQRGTVVLTHGKGPYIYDVHGRAYLDANSGLWNMVAGFDHPGLIEAAKAQYERFPGYHAFFGRMSDQTVMLSEKLVEVSPFARGRVFYTNSGSEANDTMVKMLWFLGAAEGHPERRKIITRVNSYHGVTAVSASMTGKPYNSLFGLPLPGFIHVGCPHYWRFGQAGETEAEFTQRLARELEATIIKEGPDTIAGFFAEPVMGAGGVIPPSEGYFQAVQPVLKRYGIPLIADEVICGFGRTGNTWGCQTYDFMPDGIISSKNITAGFFPMGAVILGPELADRLQAASEAVEEFPHGFTASGHPVGCAIALKAIDVVMNEGLAENVRALTPKFEAGLAYLAENPNIGEWRGKGLMGALEAVKDKATKTPFPGDLSVSERIANSCTDHGLICRPLGQSIVLCPPFIMTEAQMDEMFEKLGAALKKVFAEVA